A window of the Streptomyces sp. NBC_01351 genome harbors these coding sequences:
- a CDS encoding sugar ABC transporter ATP-binding protein: MHDAHDPSDTSTSHPPRRSAGEPLVRIRGLGKRFGGTVALDAVDLDLHRGSVLALLGPNGAGKSTLIKVLAGVHRADEGEVTVAGHPLRSEAASGKMSFIHQDLGLVEWMTVAENIALGTGYARRHGLISWRRTREQCAEALRIVAGHLDADARIVDLAPAERSLVAIARALARRAELFVLDEPTATLPAADCARLFDVLHALRDRGHGILYVSHRLDEVYRVADAFAVLRDGRLVSGGPLAGYGPARLVRDIAGGLPAGRGPAAAVPAGRPPVLRLDAVTTRRTGPVSLDLAPGEIVGMVGLTGAGHMHLGRALAGALPPLGGRALLDGRPYHPRTVAAALGRGVGFVPANRQEEGCAPDLTVRENLLANPRAAGVPAWRWLGPRRERREAAGLIERFSVRPRDSEVPLATLSGGHQQKVVLGRALRGRLRLLILEEPTASVDVGAKAAIHGLLDGAAAEGVAVLLVSTDFEEVADLCHRALVFVRGSVAAEPAGAALTPVELTRAASAMPPITGSATAP, translated from the coding sequence GTGCATGACGCCCATGACCCTTCCGACACCTCGACGAGCCACCCGCCCCGGCGCTCCGCCGGGGAGCCGCTCGTACGGATACGCGGTCTGGGCAAACGGTTCGGCGGCACCGTCGCGCTGGACGCGGTCGACCTCGACCTCCACCGCGGCAGCGTGCTCGCCCTCCTCGGCCCCAACGGCGCCGGGAAGTCCACCCTCATCAAGGTGCTCGCCGGGGTCCATCGCGCCGACGAGGGCGAGGTCACGGTGGCCGGGCACCCGCTCCGGTCCGAAGCGGCCTCCGGGAAGATGTCGTTCATCCACCAGGACCTCGGCCTGGTGGAGTGGATGACGGTCGCCGAGAACATCGCCCTGGGGACGGGCTACGCGCGCCGCCACGGCCTGATCTCCTGGCGGCGGACCCGGGAGCAATGCGCCGAGGCCCTGCGGATCGTCGCCGGGCACCTGGACGCCGACGCCCGGATCGTGGACCTGGCGCCCGCCGAGCGTTCCCTGGTGGCCATCGCCCGGGCCCTCGCGCGGCGGGCGGAGCTCTTCGTCCTCGACGAGCCGACCGCCACGCTCCCCGCCGCGGACTGCGCCCGCCTCTTCGACGTGCTGCACGCCCTGCGCGACCGGGGGCACGGCATCCTGTACGTCAGCCACCGCCTCGACGAGGTGTACCGGGTCGCCGACGCGTTCGCCGTCCTGCGCGACGGCCGCCTGGTCAGCGGCGGGCCGCTCGCCGGGTACGGCCCCGCCCGCCTGGTCCGGGACATCGCGGGCGGGCTACCGGCCGGGCGCGGACCGGCCGCCGCCGTGCCCGCGGGCCGTCCTCCCGTACTGCGCCTCGACGCCGTGACGACGCGGCGCACCGGGCCCGTCAGCCTGGATCTGGCGCCCGGGGAGATCGTCGGCATGGTCGGGCTGACCGGCGCCGGCCACATGCACCTGGGCCGCGCCCTCGCGGGCGCGCTGCCGCCGCTCGGCGGACGGGCACTGCTCGACGGCCGGCCGTACCACCCCCGCACCGTGGCCGCCGCCCTCGGCCGGGGCGTCGGTTTCGTGCCCGCCAACCGCCAGGAGGAGGGCTGCGCCCCCGATCTGACGGTCCGGGAGAACCTCCTGGCGAACCCGCGGGCTGCCGGTGTCCCCGCGTGGCGATGGCTCGGTCCCCGGCGCGAGCGGCGCGAGGCGGCCGGTCTGATCGAACGGTTCTCGGTGCGCCCCCGCGACAGCGAGGTGCCCCTCGCCACCCTGTCCGGCGGCCACCAGCAGAAGGTCGTCCTCGGCCGGGCCCTCCGGGGGCGGCTGCGGCTGTTGATCCTCGAGGAGCCGACCGCGAGCGTGGACGTGGGCGCCAAGGCGGCGATCCACGGGCTGCTCGACGGGGCGGCAGCCGAGGGCGTGGCGGTCCTGCTGGTGTCCACCGACTTCGAGGAGGTCGCGGACCTCTGCCACCGCGCGCTGGTCTTCGTACGCGGATCGGTGGCGGCCGAGCCGGCGGGCGCCGCCCTGACGCCCGTGGAACTCACCCGCGCCGCGTCGGCCATGCCTCCGATCACCGGAAGCGCGACGGCCCCGTGA